Part of the Halalkalibacter krulwichiae genome is shown below.
AGCGAGGTGAGAGGTGCCCGTACCGCAAACCGACACAGGTAGGCGAGAAGAGAATTCTAAGACGCTCGGGAGAACTCTCGTTAAGGAACTCGGCAAAATGACCCCGTAACTTCGGGAGAAGGGGTGCTCTATTAGGGTGCAAGCCCGAGAGAGCCGCAGTGAAAAGATCCAAGCGACTGTTTAGCAAAAACACAGGTCTCTGCGAAGCCGCAAGGCGAAGTATAGGGGCTGACACCTGCCCGGTGCTGGAAGGTTAAGAGGAGGGGTTATCCCTTACGGGAGAAGCTCTGAATTGAAGCCCCAGTAAACGGCGGCCGTAACTATAACGGTCCTAAGGTAGCGAAATTCCTTGTCGGGTAAGTTCCGACCCGCACGAATGGTGTAACGATTTGGATACTGTCTCAACGAGAGACCCGGTGAAATTATAGTACCTGTGAAGATGCAGGTTACCCGCGACAGGACGGAAAGACCCCATGGAGCTTTACTGTAGCTTGATATTGGATGTTGGTACAGTTTGTACAGGATAGGTAGGAGCCTTGGAAGCGTGAGCGCCAGCTTACGTGGAGGCGTCGGTGGGATACTACCCTGACTGTGCTGACATTCTAACCTCGAGCCGTGATCCGGTTCAGGGACAGTGTCAGGTGGGCAGTTTGACTGGGGCGGTCGCCTCCTAAACAGTAACGGAGGCGCCCAAAGGTTCCCTCAGAATGGTTGGAAATCATTCGTAGAGTGCAAAGGCAAAAGGGAGCTTGACTGCGAGACCTACAAGTCGAGCAGGGACGAAAGTCGGGCTTAGTGATCCGGTGGTTCCGCATGGAAGGGCCATCGCTCAACGGATAAAAGCTACCCTGGGGATAACAGGCTTATCTCCCCCAAGAGTCCACATCGACGGGGAGGTTTGGCACCTCGATGTCGGCTCATCGCATCCTGGGGCTGAAGTAGGTCCCAAGGGTTGGGCTGTTCGCCCATTAAAGCGGTACGCGAGCTGGGTTCAGAACGTCGTGAGACAGTTCGGTCCCTATCCGTCGCGGGCGTAGGAAATTTGAGAGGAGCTGTCCTTAGTACGAGAGGACCGGGATGGACACACCGCTGGTGTACCAGTTGTTCCGCCAGGAGCATAGCTGGGTAGCTACGTGTGGACGGGATAAGTGCTGAAAGCATCTAAGCATGAAGCCCCCTCAAGATGAGATTTCCCATGGAGTTAATCCAGTAAGACCCCTTAGAGATGATGAGGTTGATAGGTCTGGTGTGGAAGCGTGGCGACACGTGGAGCTGACAGATACTAATCGGTCGAGGACTTATCCAATATATTCTTGAGTTTCTATTACGCATTATCTAGTTTTGAGAGAACCATTCTCTTAAATAAGTCTGGTGGCGATAGCGAAGAGGTCACACCCGTTCCCATGCCGAACACGGTCGTTAAGCTCTTCTGCGCCGATGGTAGTTGGGGCTTCCCCCTGTGAGAGTAGGACGTTGCCAGGCAGATAAAAGACAATCCATTGGATTGTCTTTTTAAATATGCATATACATCATGCTCAAGGCGCAGAAGAGCTCTGTTTCGAAGAAACAGCACCTTCATCGAATAAGCCGATGGAACCATCGTGAGTATGCTTCAAAGAATATCTTTATGCCCCTGGTGATGGAGCACGTTTCTCTTCGTAATACAACGTAAAAAGCACCATGGAAGAGAAACATGGGCAATCCCCCGTAGAAGAGAAATGGCGAGCCAGGACCAAATAAAAAACATTCCGATGGATTGTTCTTTTTAATTGCATATAGACATTAACTGATAATAAAAAATACAAAAACGCTAACTAACCGGTAAGTTTTACTCAGTATTCAGTTGTACTTAGCTTAAGAATATAAAAGGGGAAAAGCACAACAAACGATGTAGAAGTTTATTGTTTTGCGCATTAAGCGTACTTGATAAAATGCTTGAACTTTCTGTTCGACGAGAAGATTGTTTATTGAAGGATAATGAGGGGAAATTATACATAAAAGGGAGGGGTCAAACGAATGATTATTCGTGAAAGAGCTTCTGAATTTGTTATGATTTCACAACATGATCATGCTTTCTTATCAGGGGAAATTGCTAAATATATTCAAAAGCGATTCTTTCTATCAGAAGAATACATTGAAGAGGTTTTATTAGCTGTGTTTGAACATGACCGTGGTTGGATTTCAATAGATGAGAAGCCGCTTTGGAGTGAAAGTGGCTTAGCGCCCGTTTCTTTTGCAGAATATCCTCACTTAGCTAAACTAACTGCTTACCAAAAAGGAGTTGATGAAGTAGAGGTTATCTCACTTTATGCAGCTTTATTATGTAGCCTTCATTACTGCTCATTTTTTACAAAGGCTACTGACGATGAGAGTCTTCATTTTGTTAAGCTAGAAAAGGAAAGGCAGTCGCGGATAAGGAAACAATTACAGGTCAATACACCCGTCATAAGACAGCATTTTCGTTTGTTACAATTTTGCGATGACTTTTCTTTGTATATTTGTTTAAATGAGCCAGGTATAAAAAGAGATGATGAACATCCTTGGTTCAAGAATGGCTTTATTAATAGTGGTTGGCTGAGTAACGGAGAAGATATAGTCGCAGAATGGATAGACAGCGAAAATGTAAAGTTGAGCTCTTTCCCTTTTATGAAGGAGTTTCAAGCGTCAATAGACTTTAAAACTGTTCCTAAAACGGGAATCCATAAATGGGGCATAAAAAAAGCATTTGAAAGTTGTTCAAAACAAAAGCAATTTATCCGGTTTTGTCGTTAGTCCTAAAACAATTGGAGGCGTTATTATGAATAAATGACTCCATCACCCGACAAAAAATATGAAAAACTGCAATAGGATAGGCACATAACTAAAATTCAAGAATAGATTAACAGTATAAGAGTGTATAAGGATCCTAATTCAGGCCGATAATGGAGTCAGGGGTGATGGAGATGCCGAAGACTAATATTATGAAGATGCGGCTGGAAAAAAGATGTGTCATTTGTGAAAAAAGAGCACAAGAGGGAATTATGATTGCAAGCTCACTTATTTGTTCTCCATGTGAAAAAGCAATTGTTCAAACTGAGGAAACCGATGAATTGTATAACAGGTATGTAGAAAAAATGAAGTCATTGTCTTCGCAATATATTTAATAAATACGAAAAGACCAAAGAGCTAGAAGTTCCATTAGCTCTTTGGTCTTTTTTGGTTATACAGTTTTTTTTGGATAGCCCACTCGATAATGGGCCAGGGCAAGAAATTCTTTAATGCAAGCAATCGCTTTACACCTTTACCAACTTGATAGCGGAACTTTGGTCGTTCGGCTGTACATATTTGTAAGATTACATGAATGACCTTTTGTGGGTCTTCTGCATCGTCAGCTGATCTATTGGCAGCTTGTCGGACATTTGATACAAACTGGTCATAATCTTCATTGTGATATGACGATTTTTGATTTAATGCTTTGGTCCAAATCTTCGTCTTAAATGAACCAGCTTCTATTAAACTAACATGAATGTTGAAAGGGAGTAACTCAAGTCGAAGAGACTCACTAAAGCCACTTAACGCAAATTTTGAGGTTACATAGGGTCCAAGGCCAGGAAAGCCAAATTGACCGCTAATACTGCCAATGTTAATAATTTTCCCTGCTCTTCGTTCTCTCATGAGGGGTAAGAAGGCTTTTGTCACAGCAATAACTCCAAATACGTTTGTTTCTAATTGTGCCTTCCACGTATTAACATCAATCTGTTCTGTCACACCACCAACGCTATACCCGGCATTATTAATTAAAATATCAATTTTCCCGAAGCGTTGTTTAATCGTATCCTCTAGCTTTTGAAGTTGGGTCTCATCAGTAACATCGAGCTGTATAGTAATGATGTTTTCAGTTATGTTTAACTGCTTTGCTTGGTGTATTAGTGCTGTTTTCTTAGTTAAATCCCTCATTGTGGCAATTACTAAATAACCACGTTTAGCGAGCTCTAATGTAGTTAAATAACCAAAGCCGCTACTTGAACCGGTGATAAGGACAATTTGTTTATCCATTACTTTTTCTCCTTTATAACAAGACTAAATCGTTCCTGTTATTTTAAAATGATCTTATTTTACAGTATCATGAATGTACGAACGAATTACAGGAGGAATGCTCATTGGACATGCCAATCATTGAGGCTTTACAAAAGCATAAAAAAAATAATCCTACTTCTTTACATGTACCTGGACATAAAAATGGACGTATCTTTCATCCGGCATTAGCTGCTGACTTTGAAAATATCCTGCCTTATGATCTTACAGAACTTGAAGGACTTGATGATTTACAGGCGCCAACAGGCATCATTATGCAGGCTCAACAAAAAGCTGCTCAATTATATAAGGCCCAAGAAACCTTCTTTTTAGTTGGAGGTACAACAGTAGGAAACTTGGCGATGGTTTATAGCTTGTTTGAGCCTGGTGATATTATATTGATTCAACGTAATAGTCATAAGTCAATTTTTAATGCAGTACAGGTTGCAGGTGTAACACCAGTTCTTTTATCACCTGAGTTTGATAGAGAGACCGGAATACCAATTGGTTTAGCACTTGAAACAATAATAGAGGCATTAGAAAAATATCCCGATGCGAAAGGTCTTGTGATAACGTATCCTAATTATTTTGGAGTTAGTTTAGACATGAAAACTGTTATTAGTGAGGCTAAACAGCATGGATTACTCGTATTAGCAGATGAAGCCCATGCGGCTCATTACTGTACAAGTGATTGTTTTCCACGGTCGACATTGGAACTTGGGGCAGACGTTGTAACGCAATCTGCCCATAAGATGCTTCCTGCTCTGACGATGAGTTCCTTTTTACATATTAGCGATAAACTAAATCAAGAAAGGCGGCATAGGATAAAGGAGGCGTTAGCAATCTTCCAATCAAGCAGCCCTTCTTATTTGCTTATGGCCTCACTTGATGGCGCTCGAGCTTATATTGAATCACTAGATGATTTAAAAATTAAAGAAATAATTGAAGGAGTCACACGGGTAAAGGCAGAATTAGCTAAAATCAAACAACTAAAAGTCGTGGAATGGGATGAGAGCTATCTTTTAGACCCATTAAAAGTTACAATAAGGACAACAACTAAGCTTTCAGGATTTGATTTGCAAAAGATCTTTTATCGACATCAACTTTATACAGAATTAGCAGATGATAAGCATGTCTTACTCGTTTTTGGTTTAGGTCATCATAACGTATCAAATGAAGCGCTCGAGCAATTGTCTCAAGAGCTCAGTTCTTATGAAGTACTGGAAGCACGTAGCTCAAAAAATGAAATAATTTGTTACAGGAAAAGCCAACAAATAAACGTTACTAGTAGAGAAATGTATTCTTTACCAAAGAAGCGGATTTCTTTAGAAAATGCAGTAGGGTTCATTGCAGCGGAAGCAATTATACCATATCCGCCGGGAATTCCTATCGTTGTACCAGGTGAAGAAATAGATGAAGCTATTATAATAGAAGTTAAAAAGCTAAAACAGGCAGGAGCAAGATTTCAGACTGAAAGAGAAGTAGTGGATGTTTTGGTTATTGATTCGGAGGATATTGATGAGTAAAGGATTATTTATTACGGTTGAAGGTGGAGAAGGAGCAGGAAAAACAACTGTTTTGGATCGTATTGAAGCAAAACTATTGGAAGAGGGCTTGGATGTTGTTCGGACACGTGAGCCGGGGGGAATAAAAATAGCTGAACAAATTCGCAATGTTATTTTAGATGTGACCCATACCGAAATGGATAGCCGAACGGAAGCATTATTATATGCTGCAGCTCGAAGACAGCATCTTGTTGAAAAGGTATTACCCGCGATAGATGCAGGTCAAATTGTTTTATGTGATCGTTTTATAGATAGCAGCTTAGCTTATCAAGGCTATGCACGCCAAATTGGGTTTGATGAAGTGAAGGCAATTAATGAATTTGCGATTGAAGGGTATTTGCCTGATTTGACGTTATTTTTTGATGTTGATCCAAAAGTAGGGCTGACTCGAATTGATTTAGATCAAAGCCGTGAGATTAACAGGCTCGATCAGGAAAAGTTGGATTTCCATCAGCGTGTTCGCGACGGGTATCAAAAGGTAATGAATGTCTACCCAAATCGAATTAAAAGGATTAATGCCAATCTTTCTATTGATGAAGTTTTTACACAAGCAATGAAAGAAATTAAGCGTTATGTTGATGTAAGACGATAAAGGAGCTGTTTTATATGAAATTAATTATGGCTGTCATTCAAGATAAGGATAGCAATCGACTTTCAGACGCTCTAGTCAAAGCAGATTATCGTGCTACGAAATTAGCAAGTACAGGTGGTTTCTTAAAAGCAGGGAATACAACTTTCTTAATCGGAACAGAGGATGAAAAGGTAGAAGACGTCATGAAGATCATTAAAGAAAACTGTCAAAGTCGAGATCAGCTCGTTGCTCCTATTTCTCCAATGGGTGGAAATGCAGATTCATATGTACCTTACCCTGTTGAAGTGCAAGTAGGCGGAGCGACAGTTTTTGTATTGCCAGTTGAACAATTTGAGCAATTTTAAAGGTGTGAGGAAGCAATGGATACATGGGAACAATTAAAGGAAACACAACCGAGGATTGTAAATTTGCTCGTTCGTACTTTGGAAAAAGATCGACTTGCTCATGCTTATTTATTTGAAGGAAGTAAGGGAACAGGGAAGAAGAAAGTAGCTCTTCAGCTTGCGAAGAGCTACTTTTGTGGAGAAAGAAAAGCGACTGATCCTTGTATGCACTGTGCTGATTGTAAGCGAATCGAACATGGGAATCATCCTGATGTACATATGATCGACCCAGATGGACAATCAATCAAAAAGCATCAAGTAGAACATTTACAGAAAGAGTTCTCTTATCGAGGGATGGAATCAGCTAAAAAAGTTTATATCGTTAATCATGCAGATTTAATGACCGTCGGGGCTGCGAATAGCATTTTGAAATTTTTAGAAGAACCAGCGGCGGAAACGTTAGCCATTTTATTGACAGAGCAAGGGAGCAAAGTATTACCAACGATTCACTCGAGAAGTCAACATTTAACTTTTGCACCACTTTCAAGGGAAAAATTCATAGAAAATTTAATAAAAAATGGGAATTCCAGTACAATCTCTACGCTTATAGCTAGTTTGACAACGAGTGAGGATGAGGCAACGCTTTTATTAGAAGGAGATTGGATTGCACAAGCCCGAACCGTAGTGATACAATTAGTAGAAGAGGCTTATTCTAGACCTAGCCAGGTCTTGTTTACGTTACAAGAAAAATGGCTACCTCTTTTTAAAGAGCGAGCCCAACAGGAAACTGGTTTAGATATGATTCTCTTATGGATGCGTGACCTGATGTATACAAAGGTTGGAAAAGTAGATGCTCTAACCT
Proteins encoded:
- a CDS encoding DUF3891 family protein, which encodes MIIRERASEFVMISQHDHAFLSGEIAKYIQKRFFLSEEYIEEVLLAVFEHDRGWISIDEKPLWSESGLAPVSFAEYPHLAKLTAYQKGVDEVEVISLYAALLCSLHYCSFFTKATDDESLHFVKLEKERQSRIRKQLQVNTPVIRQHFRLLQFCDDFSLYICLNEPGIKRDDEHPWFKNGFINSGWLSNGEDIVAEWIDSENVKLSSFPFMKEFQASIDFKTVPKTGIHKWGIKKAFESCSKQKQFIRFCR
- a CDS encoding sigma factor G inhibitor Gin, with the protein product MPKTNIMKMRLEKRCVICEKRAQEGIMIASSLICSPCEKAIVQTEETDELYNRYVEKMKSLSSQYI
- a CDS encoding SDR family oxidoreductase — translated: MDKQIVLITGSSSGFGYLTTLELAKRGYLVIATMRDLTKKTALIHQAKQLNITENIITIQLDVTDETQLQKLEDTIKQRFGKIDILINNAGYSVGGVTEQIDVNTWKAQLETNVFGVIAVTKAFLPLMRERRAGKIINIGSISGQFGFPGLGPYVTSKFALSGFSESLRLELLPFNIHVSLIEAGSFKTKIWTKALNQKSSYHNEDYDQFVSNVRQAANRSADDAEDPQKVIHVILQICTAERPKFRYQVGKGVKRLLALKNFLPWPIIEWAIQKKLYNQKRPKS
- a CDS encoding aminotransferase class I/II-fold pyridoxal phosphate-dependent enzyme codes for the protein MPIIEALQKHKKNNPTSLHVPGHKNGRIFHPALAADFENILPYDLTELEGLDDLQAPTGIIMQAQQKAAQLYKAQETFFLVGGTTVGNLAMVYSLFEPGDIILIQRNSHKSIFNAVQVAGVTPVLLSPEFDRETGIPIGLALETIIEALEKYPDAKGLVITYPNYFGVSLDMKTVISEAKQHGLLVLADEAHAAHYCTSDCFPRSTLELGADVVTQSAHKMLPALTMSSFLHISDKLNQERRHRIKEALAIFQSSSPSYLLMASLDGARAYIESLDDLKIKEIIEGVTRVKAELAKIKQLKVVEWDESYLLDPLKVTIRTTTKLSGFDLQKIFYRHQLYTELADDKHVLLVFGLGHHNVSNEALEQLSQELSSYEVLEARSSKNEIICYRKSQQINVTSREMYSLPKKRISLENAVGFIAAEAIIPYPPGIPIVVPGEEIDEAIIIEVKKLKQAGARFQTEREVVDVLVIDSEDIDE
- the tmk gene encoding dTMP kinase produces the protein MSKGLFITVEGGEGAGKTTVLDRIEAKLLEEGLDVVRTREPGGIKIAEQIRNVILDVTHTEMDSRTEALLYAAARRQHLVEKVLPAIDAGQIVLCDRFIDSSLAYQGYARQIGFDEVKAINEFAIEGYLPDLTLFFDVDPKVGLTRIDLDQSREINRLDQEKLDFHQRVRDGYQKVMNVYPNRIKRINANLSIDEVFTQAMKEIKRYVDVRR
- a CDS encoding cyclic-di-AMP receptor; this translates as MKLIMAVIQDKDSNRLSDALVKADYRATKLASTGGFLKAGNTTFLIGTEDEKVEDVMKIIKENCQSRDQLVAPISPMGGNADSYVPYPVEVQVGGATVFVLPVEQFEQF
- the holB gene encoding DNA polymerase III subunit delta' encodes the protein MDTWEQLKETQPRIVNLLVRTLEKDRLAHAYLFEGSKGTGKKKVALQLAKSYFCGERKATDPCMHCADCKRIEHGNHPDVHMIDPDGQSIKKHQVEHLQKEFSYRGMESAKKVYIVNHADLMTVGAANSILKFLEEPAAETLAILLTEQGSKVLPTIHSRSQHLTFAPLSREKFIENLIKNGNSSTISTLIASLTTSEDEATLLLEGDWIAQARTVVIQLVEEAYSRPSQVLFTLQEKWLPLFKERAQQETGLDMILLWMRDLMYTKVGKVDALTYVDQQSKLEQQALTSSQELLSRNMSAVLQAKRHLAANVNLQLLMEKLLLTIQEG